The proteins below come from a single Agelaius phoeniceus isolate bAgePho1 chromosome 22, bAgePho1.hap1, whole genome shotgun sequence genomic window:
- the SMIM12 gene encoding small integral membrane protein 12, translating to MWSVLWAAVRSKAPYVTFPVAFVVGLVGSQLEWFLRGDPPATAQEEKSISEQREDRKLQEIVGEDLTKVVSLKDKLEFAPRAVLNRNRPEKS from the coding sequence ATGTGGTCCGTGCTGTGGGCGGCCGTGCGCTCCAAGGCCCCGTACGTCACCTTCCCGGTGGCCTTCGTGGTGGGGCTGGTGGGCTCCCAGCTGGAGTGGTTCCTGCGAGGAGACCCCCCGGCCACGGCCCAGGAGGAGAAGAGCATCTCGGAGCAGCGGGAGGACCGCAAGCTGCAGGAGATCGTGGGCGAGGACCTGACCAAGGTGGTGAGCCTGAAGGACAAGCTGGAGTTCGCCCCTCGGGCCGTGCTCAACAGGAACCGGCCCGAAAAGAGTTAA